The Antedon mediterranea chromosome 7, ecAntMedi1.1, whole genome shotgun sequence genome has a segment encoding these proteins:
- the LOC140055141 gene encoding akirin-2-like, whose translation MACATLKRTLDFDPLHSPSASPKRRRCMPVLKPSTPPQQQCKKPSPFENVSSKFLNREQLANSITIEWRKIQRKKKLAAEDSFSNCNVSETMASSSQELVQSNYPDSPSSSAGPSTSMNTGNADAAAGRKEQPLFTLKQVLIICERILKERDCQMKEEYEKILNEKISEQYDAFVRFTYDQIHRQFGQSTASYVS comes from the exons ATGGCTTGCGCTACTTTGAAACGGACACTAGATTTTGATCCACTACACAGCCCTTCTGCTTCCCCAAAGCGAAGGAGATGTATGCCAGTTTTAAAACCATCTACCCCACCACAACAACAGTGCAAGAAACCGTCACCGTTTGAAAATGTATCATCGAAATTCTTGAATAGAG AACAATTAGCAAATAGTATAACTATTGAATGGagaaaaatacaaagaaaaaagaagCTTGCGGCAGAAGATAGTTTTTCCAATTGTAATGTATCTGAAACAATGGCCTCATCATCACAAGAACTTGTGCAATCAAACTATCCCGACTCTCCGTCGTCGTCGGCTGGCCCGTCAACAAGTATGAATACCGGTAACGCCGATGCTGCCGCCGGCCGAAAAGAACAGCCACTATTTACGCTAAAACAAGTGCTTATAATATGTGAACGTATTTTGAAAGAGCGTGACTGCCAGATGAAAGAAGAATATGAGAAAATTCTCAATGAAAAAATATCTG aaCAATACGATGCATTTGTTCGATTTACTTACGACCAAATTCATAGACAATTTGGCCAATCGACAGCATCAT ATGTATCTTAA
- the LOC140055139 gene encoding major facilitator superfamily domain-containing protein 9-like yields the protein MASTSDNKTKMNKLQICLCIVGFLDFLGVAMLIPHLTKYMSSIGASPGVVGAVMSVYGFLQFFSGPMVGRFSDIFGHHRVLFWCILITGVSYGLMGITNSVTLIVLTRIPLGIFKQTQSLAKSQLADITPAHQRAEMFGRYNAISTAGFIIGPVLGGYIAEDSTRFGRVCFLTFLTFMVNLALVFFFVSSSPKEHVKRTASIEKFTTDDYSINIKGFFSAFKKIAKTQPDLFAIRFLLGLCMMMFRSNFTLLLEQRFETTPKINGWIISYGSLISTLSGMMVGHVVRYYNNLSRLFKHSSIGMTITLILMTLSPSLLYFMMFSTCLSVFNSVSRVCAVDIGIQRGGVSDTGSLLGLTTSVMSISRTVAPLVSGVAMEYSVYCPSIIAIFLGSCGIALQIVYPLNRNLNVDDEQEYTNEKKKDK from the exons ATGGCGTCTACCAGcgacaacaaaacaaaaatgaataaactGCAAATTTGTTTGTGTATTGTTGGATTTCTG GATTTTCTAGGAGTTGCTATGTTGATTCCTCATCTGACAAAGTATATGTCAAGCATTGGAGCATCTCCAGGAGTTGTTGGTGCAGTta TGTCTGTCTATGGTTTTTTGCAGTTCTTTTCAGGACCAATGGTT GGTAGGTTTAGTGATATATTTGGTCATCATCGTGTATTGTTCTGGTGTATTTTAATTACTGGTGTTTCCTATGGATTAATGGGTATTACAAACAGTGTGACATTGATAGTGTTAACAAGAATACCACTAG GCATATTTAAACAAACACAGTCTTTAGCAAAATCACAGTTAGCTGACATCACGCCAGCACATCAGCGTGCTGAGATGTTTGGGCGTTACAATGCAATCAGCACGGCAGGATTCATTATAGGGCCTGTACTCGGTGGTTACATTGCTGAAGATTCAACTCGTTTTGGTAGAGTGTGTTTTCTGACATTCCTCACGTTTATGGTAAATTTAG CTCTTGTCTTCTTCTTTGTGTCATCATCACCAAAGGAACATGTTAAAAGAACAGCGTCTATTGAAAAGTTTACTACCGATGATTACAGCATCAACATTAAGGGCTTCTTTTCCGCATTTAAGAAAATCGCAAAAACACAGCCCGATTTATTTGCGATACGCTTCCTGCTCGGTCTCTGTATGATGATGTTCCGGAGTAATTTCACGTTGTTACTCGAGCAACGATTCGAAACGACGCCAAAGATAAACGGTTGGATTATTTCTTACGGTAGCTTGATCAGTACGCTGTCTGGGATGATGGTTGGGCACGTGGTTCGGTATTACAATAACCTTTCTCGTTTATTTAAACATTCCTCAATTGGTATGACTATAACTCTTATTCTTATGACCTTGtcaccatcattattatattttatgatgTTTTCAACCTGTCTATCCGTTTTTAATTCAGTATCTAGAGTTTGCGCGGTGGATATCGGAATACAACGCGGCGGTGTGTCTGACACAGGATCTCTTCTGGGCCTTACAACTTCTGTGATGTCCATATCGCGCACTGTGGCACCGCTAGTGAGCGGTGTCGCAATGGAATACAGTGTATATTGTCCAAGCATCATTGCTATTTTTCTAGGCTCTTGTGGTATAGCCTTACAGATAGTATATCCTTTAAATCGTAACTTGAATGTAGATGATGAACAAGAGTAtacaaatgaaaagaaaaaggaTAAATGA